From a region of the Latilactobacillus sakei genome:
- a CDS encoding MFS transporter, with protein sequence MSDSRPLDIHGKPYNRTVLVLVLLIGTFCTVLNQTILSTAFPTLMKAFDVSTSAVQWLTTGFLLVNGIMIPISAWLINRFNSKVLYMSAMTVFLLGTIICYIAPTSSFATLLIGRLIQAAGVGISMPILQTIMLTIFPPEKRGTAMGMAGIVIGLAPALGPTLSGWIIDSYNWRVLFGMIIPIVILVLVLASFQMKSVIQLSKPKIDVPSIILSTVGFGSLLYGFSEVGDKGWGDTLVLTTLAIGVVVIALFIWRQLTMENPFLELRVFKSPVFTIAAILSGVTNMAMVGAEMVLPLYIQNIRGESAFHSGLTLLAGSLMMGIMMPITGRIFDKYGAKRLAMTGMFLLMSATAPFIFLTAKTPIIYIVVLYAVRMFGISMVMMPVTTSGMNALPMNLISHGTAVNNTFRQVASSIGTAILISVLSSVTKNNMPSTHMIKTLPLAFRDKMINATLSGYHAAFIVAVIFCVIGFIITFFLSSKKSTINGGAKA encoded by the coding sequence TTGTCAGACTCTAGACCATTAGATATTCATGGGAAACCATACAACCGGACAGTCTTAGTCTTGGTCTTATTGATTGGTACTTTCTGTACTGTCTTAAACCAGACGATTCTATCAACTGCTTTCCCCACATTAATGAAAGCATTTGACGTGTCCACTTCAGCCGTCCAATGGCTCACAACCGGTTTCTTACTAGTCAACGGGATTATGATCCCCATTAGTGCTTGGTTAATTAACCGTTTCAATTCAAAGGTTCTCTACATGTCAGCAATGACTGTCTTTTTACTGGGGACCATTATTTGTTACATCGCTCCAACGAGCTCATTTGCAACTTTATTAATCGGCCGTCTGATTCAAGCTGCCGGTGTTGGGATTTCAATGCCCATCTTACAAACCATTATGCTCACAATTTTCCCACCTGAAAAACGGGGCACTGCCATGGGTATGGCCGGAATCGTTATCGGTCTTGCACCGGCCTTAGGACCTACCCTTTCAGGCTGGATTATCGATTCATACAACTGGCGGGTTTTATTCGGCATGATTATTCCAATCGTGATTCTTGTCTTAGTCCTCGCTAGTTTCCAAATGAAGAGTGTTATTCAACTTTCAAAACCTAAAATTGATGTTCCTTCGATTATTTTATCAACTGTCGGTTTTGGGAGTTTACTCTATGGCTTCTCTGAAGTTGGGGATAAAGGCTGGGGCGATACACTTGTCCTCACCACTTTAGCCATCGGTGTCGTCGTGATTGCCTTATTCATCTGGCGTCAACTCACAATGGAAAATCCCTTCTTGGAACTGCGCGTCTTCAAATCACCCGTCTTCACAATTGCCGCTATTTTAAGTGGTGTGACAAACATGGCGATGGTCGGTGCCGAAATGGTCCTACCATTATACATTCAAAATATTCGTGGCGAATCTGCCTTCCATTCTGGGTTAACCTTATTAGCTGGTTCCCTCATGATGGGGATTATGATGCCAATTACGGGTCGTATTTTTGATAAATACGGTGCGAAACGCTTGGCTATGACTGGGATGTTCTTATTGATGAGTGCAACCGCCCCCTTTATTTTCTTAACTGCTAAGACCCCAATCATCTACATCGTCGTTTTATATGCTGTTCGGATGTTTGGGATTTCAATGGTCATGATGCCTGTTACAACTTCTGGGATGAATGCTTTACCAATGAACTTAATCAGTCATGGGACAGCTGTTAATAATACTTTCCGGCAAGTTGCCAGCTCAATCGGGACCGCGATCTTAATCAGTGTGCTTTCAAGTGTTACTAAAAATAATATGCCAAGCACGCACATGATTAAAACCTTGCCATTGGCCTTCCGCGATAAAATGATTAATGCAACGCTTTCAGGCTACCACGCTGCCTTTATCGTCGCTGTCATTTTCTGTGTCATCGGCTTCATTATCACATTCTTCCTCTCCTCTAAGAAATCAACTATTAACGGAGGTGCCAAAGCATGA
- a CDS encoding dipeptidase PepV has translation MTLNWQQEAAKYKDQMLTDLTSLLKINSARDVEHKEDDAPLGPGPRDALLQMLAIADRDGFTTKNIENVAGRIEFGSGDEIFGILGHVDVVPAGDGWETNPFEPVIKDGKIYARGSSDDKGPSIAAYYALKLLKDNDIKLNKKVHFIFGTDEESEWVGINRYLEVEPKPDFAISPDANFPIINGEKGIVSYMITFKPVDGADGEMTLVSFKSGLRANMVPQTAKAILTGTMPADFQAKFDAYVSEHQLQGTITTDGDQTVIDLIGKGSHAQEPKAGVNAATHLATFLADFALDAKGGNYIGTIARLMHEDSRGHLLNINHTDDVMGDLTACPAVFNYTQDGVASVLLNVRYPKGVTDESTRDGLAKTLSDVADVTIEGHAQAPHYVPGDDKLVATLLQVFEDQTGLKGHEQVIGGGTYGRILERGVAFGALPEDRENVMHQANEYMHIEDIMNAIAIYADAIYRLTR, from the coding sequence ATGACATTGAATTGGCAACAAGAAGCGGCAAAGTATAAAGATCAAATGCTTACCGACTTAACAAGTTTACTCAAGATTAATAGCGCGCGTGACGTTGAACATAAAGAAGACGATGCACCGCTTGGCCCTGGCCCTCGTGATGCCTTGCTACAAATGTTAGCAATCGCTGATCGTGACGGTTTTACAACTAAAAACATCGAAAACGTTGCTGGCCGGATTGAATTTGGTAGTGGCGACGAAATTTTTGGTATCTTAGGTCACGTTGACGTGGTTCCTGCCGGTGACGGTTGGGAAACAAATCCTTTTGAACCAGTTATCAAAGACGGCAAGATTTATGCCCGTGGTTCATCAGATGACAAAGGCCCATCAATTGCAGCATACTATGCGCTTAAATTATTAAAAGACAACGATATTAAATTGAACAAAAAAGTTCACTTCATTTTCGGGACTGACGAAGAAAGTGAATGGGTTGGTATCAACCGTTATCTAGAAGTTGAACCAAAACCTGATTTTGCTATCTCACCAGATGCTAACTTCCCAATCATCAATGGTGAAAAAGGGATTGTGTCATACATGATCACTTTCAAACCAGTTGATGGTGCTGATGGCGAAATGACATTGGTCAGCTTCAAATCTGGTTTACGTGCGAACATGGTGCCTCAAACTGCCAAGGCTATCTTAACTGGTACAATGCCAGCTGATTTCCAAGCTAAGTTTGATGCTTATGTATCTGAACATCAACTACAAGGCACAATCACAACTGATGGTGACCAAACAGTGATCGATTTAATCGGTAAAGGCTCACATGCCCAAGAACCTAAAGCTGGTGTCAATGCTGCAACTCACTTGGCAACATTCTTAGCTGATTTTGCGCTAGATGCTAAAGGTGGCAACTACATCGGTACAATTGCACGTTTAATGCATGAAGACTCACGTGGTCACCTCTTAAACATCAACCATACAGACGATGTAATGGGTGATTTAACAGCTTGTCCTGCTGTCTTCAACTACACACAAGACGGTGTTGCATCGGTTCTCTTAAACGTTCGCTATCCTAAAGGTGTGACTGATGAAAGCACACGCGATGGCCTTGCTAAGACACTTAGTGATGTAGCTGACGTAACAATCGAAGGCCATGCACAAGCACCTCACTATGTCCCTGGCGATGACAAATTAGTGGCAACTTTATTACAAGTCTTTGAAGATCAAACCGGTCTTAAAGGTCACGAACAAGTTATCGGTGGTGGCACATACGGTCGGATCTTAGAACGTGGTGTTGCTTTTGGTGCTTTACCAGAAGATCGCGAAAACGTTATGCATCAAGCAAATGAATACATGCATATCGAAGATATTATGAACGCGATTGCCATCTATGCTGACGCAATTTATCGTTTAACACGTTAA
- the cadA gene encoding cadmium-translocating P-type ATPase: MTQIQLAGIDCAACATKIETNVQKLPQVQACAVNFATQKLSYELTGDQAASAFELELQQLLTTIEPDVTIQKSLPTAGQTPPKKFKFNLDLIRIFISGLLLLGSYVLPLSQPLLIGLLLIAFVLIGYDIIWTAIRNILHGQWFDENFLMTVATIGAFGIGEYAEAVGVMLFYQVGEYFQSLAINRSRDSIASLVAIKPTFANLQTSQGLQQVAPEAVPVGATILIKPGEKVPLDGTVIAGNSFVDTAAVTGESVPRSFNVGDTLLSGSINQSGLLTLQVTKPYADSTVAKILDLVENASSQKAPTENFITRFAKVYTPIVVGFAVLLAVVPPLFLGQPFSDWLYRALIFLVISCPCALVISIPLGFFAGIGTASKNGILVKGSNYLEALNDVRTVVFDKTGTLTQGSFTVTAIHAVDHQPERLLALAALAEQHSTHPIAQSIIAANQAPLDQTLSAVTEVAGHGVSATLDGQPLKVGKASWLKEQGLTPLTPTEVGTAVHIAYGTDYLGYLVISDQLKKDAATAIAQLKKVGIRQTMMLTGDNDAIAQQVSQSLGIDRYQSELLPQDKVATLASLTDNRAQNGKVAFVGDGINDTPVLARADVGVAMGGLGSDAAIEAADIVLMSDEPTKLATAIDIARFTRKIVWQNIAFALIVKAIFLLLGAFGIATMWEAVFADVGVTLIAILNALRIMRKSN, translated from the coding sequence ATGACACAAATTCAATTAGCAGGTATCGATTGTGCCGCCTGCGCTACTAAAATCGAAACAAATGTTCAAAAATTACCGCAAGTCCAAGCTTGCGCGGTTAACTTTGCGACACAAAAACTAAGTTATGAATTGACTGGTGACCAAGCCGCAAGCGCATTTGAATTGGAACTTCAACAATTGTTAACAACAATTGAACCAGATGTTACCATTCAAAAATCATTACCAACTGCCGGTCAAACGCCGCCTAAAAAATTTAAATTTAATCTAGACTTAATTCGGATTTTCATCAGTGGTCTCTTACTATTGGGCAGCTATGTCTTACCGCTTAGTCAACCACTATTAATCGGCCTCTTACTAATCGCTTTTGTCCTCATCGGTTACGATATTATCTGGACAGCCATCCGGAATATCCTTCACGGCCAGTGGTTTGACGAAAACTTCCTAATGACTGTCGCCACAATTGGGGCCTTTGGGATTGGCGAATATGCTGAAGCAGTTGGCGTGATGCTGTTCTATCAAGTCGGTGAATATTTCCAAAGTTTAGCGATCAATCGTTCACGAGATTCAATCGCCAGTTTAGTGGCGATTAAACCGACTTTTGCCAACTTACAAACTAGCCAAGGCCTCCAACAAGTTGCGCCGGAAGCCGTGCCAGTTGGTGCAACCATTTTAATCAAACCCGGGGAAAAAGTCCCACTAGATGGCACCGTCATTGCGGGCAATAGTTTTGTCGATACCGCTGCGGTCACTGGTGAATCAGTCCCTCGCTCATTTAACGTTGGCGATACCCTCTTGAGTGGCAGCATCAATCAATCCGGCCTTTTAACCCTGCAAGTCACCAAACCTTACGCTGACTCAACGGTCGCTAAGATTTTAGACCTGGTTGAAAATGCCAGTAGTCAAAAAGCACCGACTGAAAACTTCATCACCCGCTTTGCGAAAGTCTATACCCCAATCGTGGTAGGCTTTGCCGTATTATTAGCGGTTGTACCGCCACTCTTTTTAGGCCAACCCTTCTCAGATTGGCTCTACCGGGCACTCATTTTCTTAGTGATTTCTTGTCCTTGTGCGCTAGTCATTTCAATTCCGCTCGGCTTTTTTGCCGGCATTGGGACTGCTTCTAAAAATGGCATTCTGGTCAAAGGGAGCAATTACCTCGAAGCTTTAAACGATGTGCGGACGGTTGTTTTCGATAAAACCGGGACGTTAACCCAAGGCAGTTTTACCGTTACAGCAATTCACGCTGTCGATCATCAACCAGAACGTTTACTCGCACTAGCCGCTTTAGCAGAACAACACTCAACACATCCGATTGCCCAATCCATTATTGCTGCCAATCAAGCCCCACTTGATCAAACATTAAGTGCGGTCACGGAAGTTGCGGGTCACGGCGTTAGTGCGACCCTTGACGGCCAGCCCCTAAAAGTGGGGAAAGCTAGTTGGCTCAAGGAACAAGGCTTAACACCACTCACTCCTACTGAAGTCGGTACTGCGGTACACATTGCTTATGGCACTGATTATCTTGGTTACCTCGTTATTTCAGATCAGCTTAAAAAAGATGCAGCCACAGCGATTGCACAACTGAAAAAAGTCGGCATCCGCCAAACGATGATGCTAACTGGTGATAACGATGCAATCGCTCAACAAGTCAGCCAATCATTGGGCATTGATCGTTACCAAAGTGAACTACTCCCCCAAGACAAAGTGGCTACTTTAGCCAGCCTGACTGATAACCGTGCGCAAAACGGCAAAGTGGCCTTCGTTGGTGACGGGATTAATGATACCCCCGTTCTTGCACGGGCCGATGTCGGGGTTGCGATGGGCGGTTTAGGTTCCGACGCTGCGATTGAAGCAGCTGACATCGTTTTGATGTCCGATGAACCCACTAAGTTAGCAACGGCCATCGATATTGCCCGCTTCACCCGCAAAATCGTCTGGCAAAACATTGCTTTTGCCCTCATCGTTAAAGCCATCTTCTTATTACTAGGCGCATTTGGCATTGCAACCATGTGGGAAGCCGTTTTTGCAGACGTTGGCGTAACCTTGATTGCTATTTTAAACGCCTTGCGCATTATGAGAAAATCAAACTAA
- a CDS encoding metallophosphatase, translating to MIYFTADTHFYHEELLGMNDFAPRPFADVATMNEIIVTNWNQCVQATDQVYLLGDVALVPNKPTAFAQVNALLGALNGQIILVKGNHDNRAFFKYLKKHDPGTEAHPHYRFIDVGALIKINHRQYFLNHYPLLLGKVSQTVNLHGHIHHNMLPIAENINVGIDAPERELLKAPLPFGTPLSVADIEAILTAKQKALTQLK from the coding sequence ATGATTTATTTTACAGCGGATACCCATTTCTATCATGAAGAACTACTCGGAATGAATGACTTTGCGCCACGACCGTTTGCGGATGTGGCCACGATGAATGAAATCATTGTGACTAATTGGAATCAGTGTGTTCAAGCAACTGATCAGGTTTACCTATTAGGGGACGTTGCATTGGTCCCCAATAAACCGACTGCTTTTGCACAAGTTAATGCTTTGCTCGGCGCATTGAACGGGCAGATTATTCTGGTGAAGGGTAATCATGATAACCGTGCCTTCTTTAAATACTTGAAGAAGCACGATCCAGGGACAGAGGCACACCCGCACTACCGGTTTATCGATGTCGGGGCGCTAATTAAGATTAATCATCGGCAGTATTTCTTGAACCATTATCCGCTGTTACTCGGTAAAGTTAGCCAAACGGTTAACTTGCATGGTCACATTCACCACAATATGTTGCCAATTGCTGAGAATATCAACGTGGGGATTGACGCCCCAGAACGTGAATTATTGAAAGCACCGCTACCATTTGGGACACCTTTATCAGTAGCGGATATTGAGGCAATCTTGACGGCAAAACAAAAGGCGTTAACGCAATTAAAATAA
- a CDS encoding glucosamine-6-phosphate deaminase produces MKIIKVKDQVEGGQKGFEIFKEGLANDAKVFGLATGSSPIKFYETVVASDLDFTNCISVNLDEYVGLSADNSQSYHYFMKENLFNKKPFAKSYLPNGLASDIPAELKRYDQVIADNPVDIQILGIGQNGHIGFNEPGAAFDSNTQEVQLTESTIKANARFFENEADVPTKAISMGIGSILKAKKIVLFAYGESKAEAIKGTVEGPQTTDVPASALQLHDDVTIIVDEAAASLLSK; encoded by the coding sequence ATGAAAATTATTAAAGTAAAAGATCAAGTAGAAGGCGGCCAAAAAGGCTTTGAAATCTTCAAAGAAGGTTTAGCAAACGATGCAAAAGTTTTTGGTTTAGCAACTGGTAGTTCACCAATTAAATTCTACGAAACAGTTGTTGCCAGCGACTTAGATTTCACAAATTGTATATCAGTTAACTTGGATGAATATGTTGGTTTATCAGCTGACAACAGCCAAAGTTACCACTATTTCATGAAAGAAAACCTATTTAATAAGAAACCATTTGCAAAATCATACTTACCAAACGGTTTAGCAAGTGATATTCCTGCTGAATTAAAACGTTATGACCAAGTGATTGCTGATAACCCAGTAGACATCCAAATTCTTGGTATCGGCCAAAACGGTCACATCGGATTTAACGAACCAGGTGCTGCTTTTGATAGCAACACACAAGAAGTACAATTAACAGAATCAACCATCAAAGCGAACGCGCGTTTCTTCGAAAACGAAGCAGACGTGCCAACAAAAGCAATTTCAATGGGAATTGGTTCCATTTTAAAGGCTAAGAAAATTGTCTTGTTCGCATATGGCGAATCAAAAGCTGAAGCCATCAAAGGTACAGTAGAAGGCCCACAAACAACAGACGTCCCAGCAAGTGCCTTGCAACTACACGACGACGTGACAATCATCGTAGACGAAGCAGCAGCAAGCTTGTTAAGTAAATAA
- a CDS encoding DUF4811 domain-containing protein has protein sequence MIVITLIISTLALFFSSIFGQKMWRPILMTIFGLIFMASLFFIVQNDHNHYGMKTVTETKTQTLVSSADAKGMSMLLYHPLGNGTEKVYLYRTDSHQSKPKATQTEKTTNLVQKNADKAALVTTTKYRVYKNDAAKFWFGISGNDHEFVSRHNTFKVAKGWLVLSDTQAKQLAKTLKRQQAQIKAGATNAGKQAVMAAMQTNPAMTATQQQAVAKKAALAYQQAAMAKVMATLK, from the coding sequence ATGATCGTTATTACACTCATTATTAGTACACTTGCGTTATTCTTCTCGTCAATCTTCGGTCAAAAAATGTGGCGCCCAATTTTAATGACGATTTTCGGTCTCATTTTTATGGCGTCACTCTTTTTCATTGTTCAAAATGATCACAATCATTATGGGATGAAAACAGTCACTGAAACTAAGACGCAAACTCTCGTTTCAAGTGCGGATGCAAAAGGCATGTCAATGTTGCTCTATCACCCACTTGGTAATGGTACCGAAAAAGTTTACCTTTATCGGACTGATAGCCATCAAAGTAAACCTAAAGCAACCCAAACCGAAAAGACAACCAATCTTGTTCAAAAGAATGCTGATAAGGCTGCCTTAGTAACCACGACGAAATACCGTGTTTATAAAAATGATGCGGCTAAATTCTGGTTCGGGATTTCTGGTAATGACCACGAATTTGTGAGTCGCCACAATACCTTCAAAGTTGCTAAAGGTTGGCTCGTTTTAAGCGATACGCAAGCTAAACAACTCGCTAAAACCTTGAAGCGTCAACAAGCCCAAATCAAAGCCGGCGCCACTAACGCCGGCAAACAAGCTGTGATGGCTGCCATGCAAACCAATCCGGCAATGACTGCAACGCAACAACAAGCAGTTGCTAAAAAAGCAGCGCTAGCCTATCAACAAGCCGCAATGGCAAAAGTAATGGCAACGCTAAAATAA
- a CDS encoding cell surface protein: protein MLKSKSQLGIVLFCCFYFLLLSGFTVVGHRGDPINAPEETFQSIDMAFSQGANYVELDLHESQDGVLVISHDRNLKRVTGVDTIVSQNPFAKLSTLKMSNGEPVHSVEQLFQHYQHNPNAKFLIETKKTKKGNPQDMEAKLVALIQKYHLQKRIMVHSFSLPSLINMQKLMPEIPRIFIVGSLKRISFESFKYADGINISSELVTPTIIKQLHYLHQKVYVWNEMAENQATWNWLVNLDVDGVVTNYPALGRHYQAAQDQSQIESLETTGQVNSLHDLPTVENPYAQVPTETPAKAGHSYHVTQTVTVADQTYYRIGTNRFVLSDAINVGQTAQAASLLVGKTAQLKPSPMTVATWNSPLHPTQTTGQLLANSRHKILAVRYVGNQVWLQTATGWFKSRQALIQLDSHTDLPTVALAYYRQLPKQLRPTNLLLKHSFFNTKF from the coding sequence TTGTTAAAGTCCAAATCACAACTGGGCATCGTGCTCTTTTGTTGCTTTTACTTCCTCTTATTATCAGGTTTTACCGTTGTTGGCCATCGTGGTGATCCCATCAATGCGCCAGAAGAAACCTTCCAAAGTATTGATATGGCCTTTTCCCAAGGTGCCAACTATGTCGAGCTCGACTTACATGAGTCCCAAGATGGCGTCTTAGTCATCTCGCACGACCGTAATCTAAAACGTGTCACCGGTGTTGATACCATTGTTTCTCAAAATCCGTTTGCCAAATTAAGTACCCTTAAGATGAGTAACGGCGAACCGGTCCACAGTGTTGAACAGTTATTCCAACACTATCAGCATAACCCCAACGCTAAATTTTTAATTGAAACCAAGAAGACGAAAAAGGGTAACCCGCAAGATATGGAAGCCAAATTAGTCGCGCTCATTCAGAAATACCATCTGCAAAAGCGGATCATGGTTCACTCTTTTTCGCTTCCAAGCTTAATCAATATGCAAAAATTAATGCCTGAGATTCCCCGCATTTTTATTGTGGGTAGTCTTAAGCGAATTTCGTTTGAAAGCTTCAAATATGCGGATGGAATTAATATTTCTTCCGAATTAGTCACGCCAACAATTATCAAACAATTGCACTACCTTCACCAGAAAGTCTACGTCTGGAATGAAATGGCCGAAAATCAGGCCACTTGGAACTGGCTCGTTAACCTCGACGTCGATGGTGTGGTCACCAATTATCCGGCGCTAGGCCGTCATTACCAAGCCGCCCAAGATCAATCCCAGATTGAATCCTTAGAAACGACTGGTCAAGTCAATAGCCTTCACGATTTGCCGACCGTTGAAAATCCTTATGCACAAGTTCCCACTGAAACACCGGCTAAAGCAGGGCATAGTTACCACGTGACTCAAACTGTGACAGTTGCCGATCAGACCTATTATCGGATTGGCACTAACCGTTTTGTCCTAAGTGATGCGATTAATGTTGGGCAAACCGCACAGGCGGCTTCCTTATTAGTAGGTAAAACAGCGCAGCTTAAACCGAGTCCCATGACCGTTGCAACCTGGAATAGTCCTTTACATCCAACCCAGACAACTGGTCAGCTACTAGCCAATAGTCGCCACAAAATACTCGCTGTCCGCTATGTTGGTAATCAAGTTTGGCTCCAAACCGCAACCGGCTGGTTCAAAAGTCGTCAAGCACTGATCCAATTGGATTCTCATACCGACTTACCAACTGTTGCTTTGGCTTATTACCGACAATTACCCAAACAACTCCGTCCCACTAACCTACTATTAAAACATTCTTTTTTTAACACTAAATTCTAA
- a CDS encoding multifunctional 2',3'-cyclic-nucleotide 2'-phosphodiesterase/5'-nucleotidase/3'-nucleotidase, which yields METIHILHTNDLHSHFENWPRMRRFLLAHQAAYRQKGETVLTFDIGDAMDRSHPLTEATDGQINTTLLNQIGYDGVTIGNNEGIGNSHEQLEHLYDHANFPVLLANLYEQSSQTLAKFAQPYRIITTDQGTRIAVVGLTAPFFLTYRPNGWDPVTISEEMPQLLAQIEGQYDVLVLLSHLGLTTDQWLAEHYPEIDVICGAHTHHLLKDGLMVNQTLLTAAEKYGHYIGDITLTLDANHRPVDRKARTVLTADLPEEAGDEAEIAGYLAQGHAQLAAQVVADLPEALPIATIGESPMMTAGLKAIEAATQTEAAVLNTGLFLGGLEVGLVTKDDLQSQLPHPMHLIKVTLKGYDLWRLVLEMEKNRLFLRKFPIKGMSFRGKIFGDIVYDGITVDMTLRRVFWHGQEIDPEASYTLTTVDHYLFIPFFPTIEIVGETEIMFPDFLRNAVATYLTQKYPV from the coding sequence ATGGAAACTATTCACATCTTACACACGAACGACTTGCACTCGCATTTTGAAAATTGGCCTCGAATGCGCCGCTTTTTGTTAGCTCATCAAGCGGCCTATCGGCAAAAAGGTGAAACGGTCTTAACGTTTGATATCGGGGATGCAATGGATCGTAGCCATCCTTTAACTGAAGCAACAGATGGCCAGATTAATACGACCTTGTTGAATCAAATTGGTTATGACGGTGTGACAATTGGTAACAATGAAGGCATTGGCAATAGTCATGAACAATTGGAACATCTATACGATCATGCGAATTTCCCCGTGTTATTAGCAAATCTCTACGAACAATCCTCACAAACGCTCGCTAAATTTGCGCAACCGTACCGCATTATCACAACTGATCAAGGCACGCGGATTGCGGTTGTCGGATTAACGGCGCCATTCTTTTTGACATATCGGCCTAACGGTTGGGATCCGGTCACAATCAGTGAAGAAATGCCGCAATTACTAGCGCAAATCGAAGGACAATATGATGTCTTGGTGTTACTATCACATCTGGGCCTGACCACTGATCAATGGTTGGCAGAACACTATCCTGAAATCGATGTGATCTGTGGCGCCCACACGCATCATCTTTTAAAAGATGGGTTGATGGTGAATCAAACGCTATTGACGGCTGCTGAAAAGTACGGTCATTATATTGGTGATATTACGTTAACCCTCGATGCTAATCATCGCCCGGTTGACCGGAAGGCCCGGACTGTCTTGACGGCCGATTTACCAGAAGAAGCGGGAGATGAAGCTGAAATTGCGGGTTATTTAGCACAAGGCCATGCCCAATTGGCTGCCCAAGTGGTGGCTGACTTGCCAGAAGCACTACCGATTGCTACCATTGGAGAGTCACCGATGATGACGGCCGGGCTAAAAGCGATTGAAGCGGCAACGCAAACGGAAGCCGCTGTTTTGAACACTGGCCTATTTTTAGGTGGACTAGAAGTCGGCTTGGTCACCAAAGATGATTTGCAGAGTCAATTACCGCATCCGATGCATTTAATTAAGGTTACCTTGAAGGGCTACGACTTATGGCGTTTGGTCTTAGAAATGGAGAAAAACCGGTTATTCTTACGCAAGTTTCCGATTAAAGGGATGAGTTTCCGTGGTAAAATCTTTGGAGACATTGTTTATGATGGGATTACAGTGGATATGACATTACGGCGCGTCTTTTGGCATGGTCAGGAGATTGATCCTGAAGCTAGCTATACGTTGACGACAGTTGATCATTACCTCTTTATTCCGTTTTTCCCAACCATTGAAATTGTCGGGGAGACTGAAATTATGTTCCCTGATTTTCTGAGAAATGCAGTTGCTACCTATTTAACACAAAAATATCCCGTTTAA
- a CDS encoding ArsR family transcriptional regulator — MTIDHDQLIRSVQKTLPKEDTLDHISTLFKILGDKTRAKILYALFQSELRVYDIVSVLEMSQSSISHQLRVLKQAKLVKSRKEGKEVYYSLADNHVINIFSQVIAHVNEH, encoded by the coding sequence ATGACAATCGACCACGATCAACTGATTCGCTCCGTGCAAAAAACACTTCCGAAAGAAGATACGCTCGATCATATCTCGACACTCTTTAAAATCTTGGGTGATAAGACCCGCGCTAAAATTCTGTACGCACTCTTCCAATCAGAATTACGAGTTTATGACATCGTCAGCGTTTTAGAGATGTCACAATCTTCGATTTCACATCAATTACGGGTACTCAAACAAGCAAAGCTTGTTAAGAGTCGCAAAGAAGGCAAAGAAGTTTACTACTCACTTGCCGACAACCATGTGATTAACATCTTCTCACAAGTCATTGCGCACGTTAACGAACACTAA
- a CDS encoding MerR family transcriptional regulator produces the protein MQKDLFLKLIDTDRLIFGISEVCKMAGVTPRQLRYWEQKGYIKARETNGNKAREYDAHTMIKAIFIKHFLDEGYTLGVAVQKIQKHMANMKVVRSIIREHFQGIEEIDGEMAVNLGYFDDTKQQMLYAIVKEGHSTFKLVDAPTKE, from the coding sequence TTGCAAAAAGACCTTTTTTTAAAGTTGATAGATACGGATCGATTAATTTTTGGGATTAGTGAAGTTTGTAAGATGGCAGGGGTAACCCCGCGTCAACTCCGCTACTGGGAGCAAAAGGGCTATATTAAGGCCCGCGAAACAAACGGCAATAAGGCCCGTGAATATGATGCCCATACAATGATTAAAGCGATTTTCATCAAGCACTTTTTAGATGAAGGGTATACGTTGGGCGTTGCGGTCCAAAAAATTCAAAAGCACATGGCTAATATGAAAGTTGTTCGCTCAATTATTCGCGAGCACTTCCAAGGTATTGAAGAAATTGATGGCGAAATGGCTGTTAACCTCGGCTATTTTGATGATACGAAACAACAAATGCTATATGCGATTGTCAAAGAGGGGCATTCAACTTTTAAATTAGTGGATGCACCAACAAAAGAATAA